The proteins below are encoded in one region of Plutella xylostella chromosome Z, ilPluXylo3.1, whole genome shotgun sequence:
- the LOC105386479 gene encoding uncharacterized protein LOC105386479: MDRHPRALHGGSCREPPPPIPPTQGHCAGQGDKPKKIKKKPYEEIGATFNGNEVKIRVPKSTFKPPILSPSQLKLQQECTCDENDSVCDETCGYHTKNEDEPANKLNFLIPDDICEGLTRRTALNSEVVYSRKEVHNPLCQTCNVTPEDAPKGVLAQKLLHPDKDVFVLKIGKQTDEPNRTGNIEVELITPRAPPKLMPAAHACKQIQCEEYEIPCLMPCRPCRAPRRRGRRGYR, translated from the exons ATGGACCGGCACCCTAGAGCCTTACATGGAGGGTCTTGCCGCGAGCCTCCACCCCCAATACCCCCGACTCAAGGCCACTGTGCTGGCCAGGGTGACAAGcccaagaaaataaaaaagaaacctTACGAGGAGATAGGAGCTACCTTCAATGGGAATGAG GTCAAGATCCGAGTGCCAAAGAGCACTTTCAAGCCGCCAATCCTATCCCCGTCGCAACTGAAGCTGCAGCAAGAGTGCACTTGCGACGAAAACGACTCGGTCTGCGACGAAACTTGCGGATACCACACCAAGAACGAAGATGAGCCAGctaataaattgaattttttG ATCCCAGACGACATCTGCGAGGGTCTGACCCGGCGCACGGCTCTGAACTCTGAAGTGGTCTACAGCAGGAAGGAGGTCCACAACCCCCTCTGTCAGACCTGCAACGTGACTCCAGAAGATGCTCCGAAGGGGGTGCTGGCTCAGAAGCTGCTGCATCCTGACAAAGACGTGTTTGTGCTGAAGATAGGCAAGCAGACTGATGAGCCGAACCGCACGGGGAATATTGAG GTGGAGCTGATAACCCCTCGAGCTCCGCCCAAGCTGATGCCGGCGGCCCACGCCTGCAAGCAGATCCAGTGCGAAGAGTACGAGATACCCTGCCTGATGCCGTGCAGGCCGTGCCGGGCGCCGCGGAGGAGGGGAAGACGGGGGTACCGGTAG